A single Klebsiella variicola DNA region contains:
- a CDS encoding double-cubane-cluster-containing anaerobic reductase: MSLITDLPAIFDQFSEARQKGFLTVMDLKEQNVPLVGTYCTFMPQEIAMAAGAIVVSLCSTSDETIEEAEKDLPRNLCPLIKSSYGFGKTDKCPYFYFSDLVVGETTCDGKKKMYEYMAEFKAVHVMQLPNSASDAASRALWKAEILRLQQVIEDRFGTPISEAALREAIVLKNRERRALAHFYRLGQLNPPALSGGDILKVVYGATFRFDKTALIDELHAMADRIHQEWRQGKRLEPRPRILITGCPIGGAAEKVVRAIEENGGWVVGYENCTGAKATERCVAEEGDVYDALTDKYLAIGCSCISPNDQRLQLLSQMVEEYQADGVIDVILQACHTYAVESLAIKRHLRQQHDLPYMAIETDYSTADLGQLSTRVAAFIEML; this comes from the coding sequence ATGTCGCTTATCACCGATCTACCCGCCATTTTTGACCAGTTCTCAGAAGCTCGCCAGAAGGGCTTTCTCACCGTCATGGATCTTAAAGAGCAGAACGTGCCGCTGGTGGGCACCTACTGCACCTTTATGCCTCAGGAGATCGCCATGGCGGCGGGCGCCATTGTCGTTTCACTGTGCTCCACCTCCGATGAAACCATCGAGGAAGCGGAAAAAGATCTGCCGCGCAACCTCTGCCCGCTTATCAAAAGCAGCTATGGCTTCGGCAAAACCGATAAATGCCCGTACTTCTATTTCTCTGACCTGGTGGTCGGGGAAACCACCTGCGACGGTAAAAAGAAGATGTACGAGTACATGGCCGAGTTCAAGGCGGTCCACGTCATGCAGTTGCCGAACAGCGCCAGCGACGCCGCCTCCCGCGCGCTGTGGAAAGCGGAGATCCTGCGCCTGCAGCAGGTGATTGAGGACCGGTTTGGCACGCCGATTAGCGAGGCGGCGCTGCGCGAAGCCATCGTGTTGAAAAATCGCGAGCGCCGGGCGCTGGCCCACTTTTATCGTCTCGGGCAACTCAATCCGCCGGCGCTCAGCGGCGGCGACATCCTGAAAGTGGTATATGGCGCCACCTTCCGTTTCGACAAAACCGCCCTGATTGATGAACTGCATGCCATGGCGGACCGCATCCATCAGGAGTGGCGGCAGGGTAAACGGCTCGAGCCACGTCCGCGGATCCTGATCACCGGCTGCCCGATCGGCGGCGCGGCGGAAAAAGTGGTCCGCGCCATCGAGGAAAACGGCGGCTGGGTGGTCGGCTATGAAAACTGCACCGGCGCGAAAGCCACCGAGCGCTGCGTGGCGGAAGAGGGCGACGTCTACGACGCCTTAACCGATAAATATCTCGCCATCGGTTGCTCCTGTATCTCCCCTAACGACCAGCGTCTGCAGTTGCTGAGCCAGATGGTGGAGGAGTATCAGGCCGACGGGGTGATCGACGTCATTTTGCAGGCCTGCCATACCTATGCCGTGGAATCGCTGGCGATTAAACGCCATCTGCGCCAGCAGCACGACCTTCCTTATATGGCGATAGAAACCGACTATTCGACGGCGGACCTCGGCCAGCTCAGCACCCGCGTCGCCGCCTTTATCGAAATGCTGTAA
- the yjiL gene encoding putative 2-hydroxyacyl-CoA dehydratase activator YjiL (YjiL, as found in Escherichia coli, is a homolog of the activator ATPases of enzymes such as lactoyl-CoA dehydratase, (R)-phenyllactate dehydratase, and 2-hydroxyisocaproyl-CoA dehydratase. The typical substrate of those enzymes is acyl-CoA with an OH at the beta-position. YjiL is the putative activator for the cognate protein YjiM, a putative 2-hydroxyacyl-CoA dehydratase with unknown specificity, encoded by the adjacent gene.), with the protein MNYTVGIDSGSTATKGILLADGVIVRRFLCPTPFRPADAIHKAWETLRAGLTETPFLTLTGYGRQLVDFADKQVTEISCHGLGARLLAPETRTVIDIGGQDSKVIQLDAEGNLSDFLMNDKCAAGTGRFLDVISRTLGASVEQLDSITTDVEPHAITSMCTVFAESEVISLRSAGVAPEAILAGVINAMARRSANFIGRLSAQGPLLFTGGVSHCATFARMLESHVGMAVTSHPDAQFAGAIGAALIGQRQRRRG; encoded by the coding sequence GTGAACTATACGGTTGGCATTGATTCCGGCTCCACCGCCACAAAAGGCATCCTGCTGGCGGACGGCGTCATTGTACGCCGCTTCCTCTGCCCCACTCCCTTTCGCCCCGCCGACGCCATCCATAAGGCCTGGGAAACGCTACGCGCCGGCCTCACGGAGACGCCTTTTTTAACCCTCACCGGCTATGGTCGCCAGTTGGTGGATTTTGCCGATAAGCAGGTGACGGAGATCTCTTGTCACGGCCTCGGCGCTCGCCTGCTGGCGCCGGAGACCCGCACGGTGATTGACATCGGCGGCCAGGACAGCAAAGTCATCCAGCTGGACGCCGAGGGCAACCTCAGCGACTTCCTGATGAATGATAAATGCGCCGCCGGCACCGGCCGCTTTCTGGACGTCATTTCGCGGACGCTTGGCGCCAGCGTCGAACAACTCGACAGCATCACTACAGACGTCGAGCCGCATGCGATTACCAGCATGTGCACGGTGTTTGCCGAATCGGAGGTCATTAGCCTGCGGTCGGCCGGCGTCGCGCCGGAGGCGATTCTGGCCGGGGTGATTAACGCCATGGCCCGGCGCAGCGCGAACTTTATTGGCCGCTTATCGGCGCAGGGGCCGCTGCTGTTTACCGGCGGCGTCAGCCACTGCGCCACCTTTGCCCGGATGCTGGAAAGCCATGTCGGCATGGCGGTGACATCCCATCCCGACGCCCAGTTTGCCGGGGCGATCGGCGCGGCGCTGATCGGCCAGCGCCAGCGGAGGCGCGGATGA
- a CDS encoding DUF2955 domain-containing protein: MSINTLAHVFTPHGNIVYTANDFRQTVRIAVAGTIALSISTFYDVQYGVFFVVYPLMLMSLVPVFNRHVARQFVFSAAVNCVEMVLIVGYLSQWPVIMTLVVFALYVMRFRFMSQGPLFLLGSMGVVCQSTMLNFMSYPTSNWHTLMFSNMEACVLAVALSALLHYLIPDVEPRKPPPRIEKDAARIRHESLLSGTVATIIFVVFQICDLSDSLSALMAGILILFPMHYRGAVISSIWRVVGVVLACLYILVVQLIIYDFSNHMILMMPLIGLGLAFSARLHVMEKVGAGVGFASITTIGIMFGQNLHPYQDLVFSDLYRITSVTVSLVVTLTLVFLMHRLLNCFAATRFVVSE; encoded by the coding sequence ATGTCTATTAATACCCTGGCGCACGTCTTTACGCCGCACGGCAATATCGTCTACACGGCGAATGATTTTCGCCAGACGGTGCGTATCGCCGTGGCCGGGACGATTGCGCTCAGCATCTCCACCTTCTACGACGTGCAGTACGGCGTATTTTTTGTGGTGTATCCGCTGATGCTGATGTCGCTGGTGCCGGTGTTCAACCGCCATGTCGCCCGCCAGTTTGTGTTCAGCGCGGCGGTGAACTGCGTCGAAATGGTACTGATCGTCGGTTATCTGTCGCAGTGGCCGGTGATCATGACCCTGGTGGTGTTCGCCCTGTACGTGATGCGTTTTCGCTTTATGAGCCAGGGGCCGCTGTTTCTGCTGGGGTCGATGGGCGTGGTGTGCCAGAGCACGATGCTCAACTTTATGAGCTATCCCACCAGCAACTGGCACACCCTGATGTTCTCCAATATGGAAGCCTGCGTGCTGGCGGTGGCGCTGAGCGCGCTGCTGCATTACCTGATCCCGGACGTCGAACCGCGCAAGCCGCCGCCGCGCATTGAAAAAGACGCCGCCCGCATTCGCCACGAGTCGCTGCTCTCCGGTACGGTCGCGACGATCATCTTTGTGGTGTTCCAGATCTGCGATCTCAGTGACTCGCTGTCGGCGCTGATGGCCGGGATCCTGATCCTGTTCCCGATGCACTATCGCGGGGCGGTGATCAGCTCGATCTGGCGCGTCGTCGGGGTGGTGCTGGCCTGTCTCTATATTCTGGTGGTGCAACTGATCATCTATGATTTCAGCAACCACATGATCCTGATGATGCCGCTGATTGGTCTCGGGCTGGCCTTCAGCGCCCGCCTGCACGTGATGGAGAAAGTGGGCGCCGGGGTGGGCTTCGCCAGCATCACCACCATCGGCATTATGTTCGGCCAGAATCTGCATCCCTATCAGGATCTGGTATTCAGCGACCTGTACCGCATCACCTCGGTGACGGTCTCGCTGGTGGTGACGCTGACTCTGGTCTTTCTCATGCACCGTCTTCTGAACTGCTTTGCGGCGACGCGCTTTGTGGTGAGCGAATAG
- a CDS encoding nucleoside recognition domain-containing protein, protein MSENKTLERSSDDATNEWRVGPGAWISLVVVLLVFSGLLFKVEGMAWLGAFDFTTLGGAFGTMKTPETNTFIGSGGISAKAGFLFALSLVPTVMLALGLLEIFTHYGAIRAAHKLLTPLLRPLLGIPGYTGLALITDLQSTDAGAALTKELYDSKKISRKDVVIMGAWQYSGAGLINNYFSIGSALFASLTIPIIIPLLLMFVLKFVGAAITRLVLNTAYKGDFDNE, encoded by the coding sequence ATGAGTGAAAATAAAACGTTGGAACGTTCCTCCGACGACGCGACAAATGAGTGGCGGGTAGGACCTGGAGCATGGATCTCGCTGGTGGTGGTGTTATTAGTCTTCTCCGGGCTGCTGTTTAAAGTGGAAGGGATGGCCTGGCTGGGGGCTTTCGACTTTACCACCCTCGGCGGCGCATTTGGCACGATGAAGACCCCGGAAACTAACACTTTTATCGGCAGCGGCGGCATCAGCGCCAAGGCCGGTTTCTTGTTTGCGCTGTCGCTGGTCCCTACGGTGATGCTGGCGCTGGGGTTGCTGGAAATCTTTACCCATTATGGCGCGATACGTGCAGCGCATAAGCTGCTGACGCCGTTGTTACGCCCGTTACTGGGGATCCCGGGTTATACCGGTCTGGCGTTAATTACCGACCTCCAAAGCACCGATGCCGGGGCCGCGTTGACCAAAGAGCTGTATGACAGCAAAAAAATTAGTCGGAAAGATGTGGTGATTATGGGGGCATGGCAATATTCCGGCGCCGGTCTGATCAATAACTATTTCTCCATTGGCTCAGCGCTTTTCGCATCGTTAACCATCCCTATTATTATTCCGCTGCTGTTAATGTTTGTGCTGAAATTCGTGGGCGCGGCAATCACCCGTCTGGTTTTGAATACGGCCTATAAAGGGGATTTTGATAATGAGTAA
- a CDS encoding M20 peptidase aminoacylase family protein translates to MSRTLEHFNYLHQIPELGFEEYKTSAYIGDALAAAGFRVHRNVGGTTGIVAEIDSGEPGPVVALRADMDALGHIIDGRLEARHTCGHDGHSSVVLTAAEEILAEGLVKRGKLKVLFQPAEELGTGAIALTEAGVLDDVEMLFGFHLRPLEECPMGQAVPAMYYSASATVMVDFHGKAAHAARPHLGINALDAASHAVQAVNGIHLAPSLTWSAKATRFLCDAGVTNSVPAKAHVCWDLRCEENDGMATLKERVVRAIESSAAAYGASVDIRVVKEMPAAIIDAEATAIISQAICETFGEAGLTAAKSTPGSEDFFHYLRLRPAVKGGFWGLGCNLLPGLHHPEMHFDRTALADGVRVFKSCVRQLLG, encoded by the coding sequence GTGTCGCGAACGTTAGAGCATTTCAATTATCTGCACCAAATACCTGAGTTGGGCTTTGAGGAGTACAAAACCTCGGCTTACATCGGCGACGCCCTGGCGGCGGCAGGGTTCCGGGTTCACCGCAACGTTGGCGGGACTACCGGGATTGTCGCCGAAATCGATAGCGGGGAACCGGGGCCAGTGGTGGCGCTACGGGCAGATATGGATGCGCTGGGCCATATTATCGATGGCCGCTTAGAGGCCCGTCATACCTGCGGTCATGATGGCCACTCTTCGGTGGTATTAACCGCCGCCGAAGAGATCCTCGCCGAGGGACTGGTAAAGCGTGGGAAGTTAAAAGTGCTTTTTCAGCCTGCTGAAGAGCTGGGGACGGGCGCGATCGCTTTAACGGAGGCCGGGGTACTGGATGACGTAGAGATGCTGTTCGGCTTCCATCTCCGGCCGCTGGAAGAGTGTCCGATGGGCCAGGCGGTACCGGCAATGTACTATTCCGCTTCGGCGACGGTGATGGTGGATTTTCACGGCAAAGCCGCTCACGCCGCTCGTCCGCATCTGGGCATTAACGCGCTGGATGCCGCCTCGCATGCAGTACAGGCGGTGAACGGTATCCATCTGGCGCCGTCGCTCACCTGGAGCGCGAAAGCGACGCGCTTTCTTTGCGATGCGGGCGTCACCAATTCGGTGCCGGCGAAAGCGCACGTCTGTTGGGATCTGCGCTGCGAGGAAAATGACGGCATGGCGACACTCAAAGAACGCGTGGTCAGGGCTATCGAGAGTAGCGCAGCAGCATATGGCGCCAGCGTCGACATCCGGGTAGTCAAAGAGATGCCGGCGGCGATTATCGACGCAGAAGCCACGGCTATCATAAGCCAGGCAATATGCGAAACCTTTGGCGAGGCGGGCTTAACGGCCGCGAAGAGTACGCCGGGCAGCGAAGATTTTTTCCACTATTTGCGTCTGCGCCCGGCGGTGAAAGGTGGCTTCTGGGGACTGGGCTGCAACCTGCTGCCGGGCCTGCATCATCCGGAAATGCATTTCGATCGCACCGCGCTGGCGGATGGCGTGCGGGTATTCAAATCCTGCGTTCGCCAGCTGTTGGGCTGA
- a CDS encoding LysR substrate-binding domain-containing protein encodes MLHERPMSYLYEVGIQGGIRRAADILGINPSVISRQIAHLERTLELPLLERQGRNVALTEAGRLLAEDYHESRQRREKLESHLKDLRHMRGGTISVRIGGGLVTTFIESVMSTFSQSWPNVFVDISVGNMQEMLNDIASGEADMAVAFGPIGNPELKRHSFQWGPICAVVSPQHPIARQSMVTIDELTQYRLIALTESFGLQRHMNAMFKTAGRQFHPAYRCNLFSTAMSLSQAGLGISFMTEFAAREAIAHGILKAVPIDHPIASSAQCHLLRNSNRRFPPAAHHMWRLLHNAFRDAQRAMTV; translated from the coding sequence ATGTTGCATGAACGACCCATGAGCTATCTGTACGAAGTGGGGATCCAGGGGGGCATTCGGCGGGCCGCTGATATTCTGGGGATTAATCCGTCGGTTATCAGCCGCCAGATAGCGCATCTGGAGCGAACGCTGGAACTCCCTCTGCTGGAGCGACAGGGGCGCAATGTGGCGCTCACTGAAGCCGGACGTTTGCTGGCCGAGGATTACCACGAAAGCCGCCAGCGGCGGGAAAAGCTGGAGAGTCATCTAAAGGATTTACGCCATATGCGTGGCGGCACCATCTCTGTGAGAATTGGCGGGGGGTTGGTGACGACCTTTATCGAGTCGGTGATGAGCACGTTTTCGCAGTCGTGGCCGAACGTATTCGTTGATATTAGCGTCGGCAATATGCAGGAGATGCTCAACGATATCGCCAGCGGTGAAGCGGATATGGCGGTCGCCTTCGGCCCCATCGGCAATCCGGAGCTTAAACGCCACAGCTTCCAGTGGGGGCCCATCTGCGCGGTGGTCTCTCCGCAGCATCCCATCGCGCGACAGTCAATGGTGACCATCGATGAGCTGACGCAATATCGCCTGATCGCCCTGACAGAAAGCTTTGGCCTACAGCGCCATATGAACGCCATGTTTAAAACCGCCGGGCGGCAGTTTCATCCGGCCTATCGCTGCAACCTCTTTTCCACCGCCATGAGCCTGAGCCAGGCCGGTCTGGGGATCTCTTTCATGACCGAATTCGCCGCCCGGGAAGCAATCGCTCACGGCATACTAAAGGCGGTCCCCATCGACCATCCGATCGCCAGCAGCGCCCAATGCCACTTATTACGCAACTCGAACCGCCGCTTTCCCCCCGCCGCGCACCATATGTGGCGCTTACTCCATAACGCCTTTCGCGATGCGCAGCGGGCGATGACGGTGTGA
- a CDS encoding YjiG family protein: MSNSAKVASNPFDIFVIGARKGFNIAINNLMPNVLMAYVIAEMLNLLGVMQLIGQVCAPLMGLFGLPGEAITVLLTSWLSASAGTGVAVSLLSKGTLNVADVTILIPAIFLMGSQLQYMGRLLGVADVPKKYWPLLMAVSIINAVIAMLVMRVMA, encoded by the coding sequence ATGAGTAATTCGGCAAAAGTGGCCAGTAATCCGTTTGATATTTTTGTTATCGGTGCACGTAAAGGATTTAATATCGCCATCAACAATCTGATGCCGAATGTATTAATGGCATATGTGATCGCCGAAATGCTTAATTTGCTCGGGGTGATGCAGTTGATAGGCCAGGTCTGCGCGCCGCTGATGGGCCTGTTTGGCTTACCGGGCGAAGCGATTACCGTGCTGCTCACCTCCTGGCTTTCCGCCTCGGCGGGGACGGGAGTGGCGGTGAGCCTGTTGAGTAAAGGCACCCTCAACGTGGCGGACGTCACTATCCTGATCCCGGCCATCTTCCTGATGGGTTCGCAACTACAGTATATGGGGCGGCTGCTTGGGGTGGCGGATGTCCCGAAAAAATACTGGCCGCTGCTGATGGCGGTGAGCATTATCAACGCCGTCATCGCCATGCTGGTCATGCGCGTGATGGCATAA
- a CDS encoding HlyD family secretion protein has protein sequence MMTPEQKFARWVRVSIAAFLGIFAWFIVADIWIPLTPDSTVMRVVTPVSSRVSGYVSHVYVHNNSQVKKGDLLYELDPTPFINKVEAAQIALEQAKLSNQQLDAQIAAARANLRTAQYTARNDKVTLDRYQRLSTMQNVSQSDLDKVRTTWQTSEQSVSALNAQIQNLLIQRGERDDKRNVTLQKYRNALEEAQLNLAWTQVRAETDGMVSNLQLNPGIYATAATAVLALVNNNTDIVADFREKSLRHTAVNTDAAVVFDALPGQVFPAHVTSSDAGILAGQEAVNGQLSQPEQSTRWVRDAQRMRIHVALDQPLDKPLPTGARATVQLYNSEGPFARTFAGLQIHLVSWLHYVY, from the coding sequence ATGATGACGCCTGAACAAAAATTTGCCCGCTGGGTACGGGTGAGTATTGCCGCTTTTCTGGGAATATTCGCCTGGTTTATCGTTGCCGATATCTGGATCCCGCTGACGCCGGACTCCACCGTCATGCGCGTGGTGACCCCGGTTTCGTCGCGGGTCTCCGGCTATGTCTCGCACGTTTATGTGCACAACAACAGCCAGGTGAAAAAGGGCGACCTGCTGTATGAGCTCGACCCAACGCCATTCATTAATAAAGTTGAAGCGGCGCAGATCGCCCTCGAGCAGGCGAAACTGAGCAACCAGCAACTGGATGCACAAATCGCCGCCGCCCGCGCCAACCTGCGCACCGCACAGTACACCGCCCGTAACGATAAGGTCACGCTCGATCGCTACCAGCGCCTGAGTACGATGCAGAACGTCTCGCAGTCCGACCTCGATAAGGTGCGGACCACCTGGCAGACCAGCGAGCAGTCGGTCTCGGCGCTGAACGCGCAGATCCAGAACCTGCTGATCCAGCGCGGTGAGCGCGACGATAAGCGCAACGTCACTCTGCAGAAATACCGTAATGCGCTGGAGGAGGCGCAGCTGAACCTGGCCTGGACCCAGGTGCGTGCCGAAACTGACGGTATGGTCAGCAACCTGCAGCTTAACCCGGGGATCTACGCCACCGCGGCGACGGCCGTGCTGGCGCTGGTCAACAACAATACAGATATCGTCGCTGACTTCCGTGAAAAGAGCCTGCGCCACACGGCGGTGAATACCGATGCAGCGGTGGTCTTTGATGCCCTGCCGGGGCAAGTCTTCCCGGCGCACGTCACCAGCAGCGATGCCGGGATTCTGGCGGGGCAGGAGGCGGTGAACGGCCAGCTGTCGCAGCCGGAGCAGTCCACCCGCTGGGTGCGCGACGCACAGCGCATGCGCATTCACGTCGCCCTGGATCAGCCGCTAGACAAACCGCTGCCGACCGGCGCCCGCGCTACGGTGCAACTGTACAATAGCGAAGGACCTTTCGCCCGCACCTTTGCCGGCCTGCAGATCCACCTGGTGAGCTGGTTGCACTATGTCTATTAA